From the Edaphobacter bradus genome, the window AGGTGTAGGCGAAGAGGCCAAAACCGCCGCGGAGTACCGTCTTGGGGTCCAACGAGTAGGAGACGCCAACTCGCGGGAGGAAGGTGCTCCACACGGGAGCCTGGAGCTGAGAGCGGCCATTGGCTTTGGTGTTGGCATACCAGGCAGCTCCCAGGCTACCGTCTGCAGGATTGGTGACCGTGGGATCGAAGCTGGCTATGTTGCCCTTCACCTCGCTCCATCCCGTGGTTCCCTGCCAGCGCAGTCCGAGATTCACCGTCAGGTTCGGACGGAGTTTGATGTCGTCCTGTACAAAGGCCTGCGGAGTCTTGATCCGGGCCCCGTACTCCGGAGACAACTTGGCGTTCCAGTTTTGCGCGTAGCCAAGCAGGAAGTCCGCGTACCCTGTACCAGAGGTACCGGCCTGGCCGTTACCCGCCGCAGTGTAGTTGCCATTGAAGCCAATGGTACTGGAATCAAGGTTGCCCCAGGCAGTCGAATCGGCCCGGCTGATCAGGAACTCGCCGCCAAAGTGCAACACGTGGCGTCCGCGGATCAGCGTGACGACGTCCGACGGGTCAAAGACGAACTCCTTGTAGACGGCGTTGCTCGCTGAGGCCAGGCCGTAAATCCCGGAGACGTTGATGTTCGGGAAGAGATCCGCCTTGGCGAACTTCAAGCCCAGCTTCGAGGGGAAGCCCTGGTTAATGGAGAAGGGCGTGAAGTAGTTCAACTGATCGGTAAAGCCAAAGCGCGCTTCGTTGATGATGTTGGGGCTGATCGTCCACACATCCGAGATCTGTGCGTTATCGCGGCTCACATCTCCATGCTGGCAGTTGATCGGGCAGAGGTTCTGGTTCAGGTATGTGGCCGGGTTGTCGCTTTCGGTCTCGGAGATGGTGATCCGGTGGTAGGCGACGGGGGTGTAGTCCAGACGCCCAAAGAACTTGGTGAAGGGGTTCAGGTTAGGCGGGCCCTCGTAGGAATAGTTGTTGGCAGGCAGGCCATTCGAGCCAGTGTGCCCGGGAACATTGGCCTTCGGGTAGTAGGCGTTGATGGCGTTGGCCACAGGGTCGATCATGCTCGCGGGAATCTTGTTGCCATTGCCATACTCATCGGCAAAGGATGTCCGGATAGCACATGGGCATTTTGTTGGTTTTGTCGGGTCCTGCCCGGGATAGAGATGGGTTCCAGTCTGTTGAATCGTCTGCGTGCTGGGATCGTAGAGGGTGGGCAACCCGGTAAAGTCGCCGGCCCGCATAGCATCGGTCGGAACAGTCAAGGTAGCAGCGGCCGAACCGCCGTTGCTGTAGGTCTTGTCAAAGTTGAAGTAGAAGAACAGCTTGTCCCTGAGGATGGGTCCGCTGACCGAGAAGCCATAGTTGTCATACCGCTGGAAGCCAGCTGTATTTTTTTTGCCGTCGAATCTGTAATCCGTAGTATTCAGCGCAGTGTTCTGCAGGTACTCGTACGCGGCTCCATGCCAGTGGTTCGATCCGCTCTTGCTGACCTGATTGAAGATGACGCCGCCAAGCCCGTACTGCGCCGAGAAGGAGGACGTGTCAACCTTCACCTCGGCAGTGGTCTCGAAGACCGTAACGTCGGCGTTTTCGCTCATCGGCAAGGTCGTCGTCGCTCCGTCCGCCAACACCGAGTTGTAAGGGAGGTTGCCGTTTACCGAAGCAGTCTGGCCGGACCGGAAGCTGTACGAGACGCCGGGCAGCGTATTAACGAAGTTCTGCCAATCCGCTCCGTACTGCGGCAGTTCCGACATGGTCGCGGAGGTCATCGTGTTGGACTGCGAACCGGACTCCGTGTCCAGAAGCGGCAGGTCCTCCGTCACGACCACCTGCTCCTGCACTCCACCAATGGGGAGCTGGCCGTTGACCGTCTCAATGCCTACCAACAGCGTGACAGGCCCTCGCACCAGGGTCTTGAAACCTGGCGCCGAAATGGTCACGAGGTAATGGTCCGGCACAATCGAGCCGGTGTCATAGACGCCAGCGGCGTCCGTCGTTAGGGTGCGTGTGATTCCCTTGTCCACATCCTGCACCGAGACGGTCGCACCGGCAATCGCTGCTCCGGTGGCATCGGTGACCGTACCGCGCAAATCGGCGGAATTGGTATTTTGCGCGAAGCCTGCCACAGCCGATAAGCATCCGGCCGCCACTAGGCTACTTATAAAACGCATTGCGTGCCTCATAATTTGGCCTCTCCTTTGAAAACGTCAGTTATTCCCCTGCAAGTGCTTCGCAGAGGGGCTCCGCGAGGTTTCCCGTGATTCCTGCACAGCCGCGAATCAGCCAGGTGCGTGAGTTGGGCAAACATCTTCCCCTCTCCAACATCTAGACAATCGTTTGTTGTCGCTACGAATGAACAGGGGGATTAGAGCAATCGGAGAACATGAATGTCAAGTGAATTATTCACCCATCATCTGAAGACAAACCTTTGTCCTCAATATGGGCATGATCTGCCCATAGAAGGCAGGCATCATCTGCATCCATAGTCTCAGAGATACCAATCGGATCATGCCGTAGCGGCTTAGAGCCGGAAAATGCGATAAGGACGACGGTTGGAACCGTCGTCCTTATCGGTTGGGACCTCTTATTCGAAGTTAGAACGAGAGGCGTGCGTAGAGCTGGATGTGACGTGAGCTGGTCGTTGTGCTGTTGATGTCAGCGTGGTTTCCGTTTCCGATGTTCGGATTAGGATTGGCGAAGCTGGCATGGTTCAAGAAGTTATTCGCATCTGCCCGAATCTGCAGCTTCACATTCTCATGGATGGAGAAGTTCTTGCCCAGCGAAAGGTTCAGGATGGAGTACCCTGGCCCCACGAGAGAGTTGCGGCGAACATTGCCGAACTTGAACTTTCCTGGGTCTGCATAGGCATCCACATTGAACCACTCGTTCAGACTGCGGTGGGCAAGGTGCGGGTTTCCGACCAGGTTCGGATACTGATCGCCTGCCTGTGCGAAGGTGGTATTCGTCGCCATCAGCGGGGTGAAGGGAGTGCCGGTATTCTTCCGCACAATTGCGGAGATCTGCCAGCCGCCAACCGCAGCATCGACGAGCGAGTTATGCGTCAGGAACATCCCATTCTTGCCGAACGGCAGAAGGTAGACCACCGATGCGTTGAACAGGTGACGAATGTCAAAGTTCGATGGGCCGTAGTTGCAGGACACGCAATAGGAGCTTTGGTAGTGCGTTGAGCCTGCACTGCTGCCCCATCCCGACGAGTCCTGATCATCGAGGAAGTGAGACCAGGTGTAGTTGACGCCCGCTTCAAGGCCACGCGACATCCGCTTCTGGAACGAGAGCTGTAGCGAGTGATAGTTGGAGATGGCGTTGTTCGTGCTCCCGCCGATGCCCTGGAACAGGGGATACGGACGGGCGTTGGTCGAACCCTCGGCATCATGATCGCTCAGCTTGTTCGCTGGGACCTGGTTGATGTCTACTCCAAAGTTCAGGTTGTAGCCGTGGCTCCCAACATATGCAGCCTGGGCCATCATCGAGGATCCGAGCTCACGCTGAACAGTTGCGTTCCACTGGTAGATCTTCGGAACAGGCGTATGGTACTGGTTGTAGCCAAGAGGCTGACCGTTGAAGGCATCCGGGGTAGATGGAGCGGTGAGATATAGCGAATTGATGCTCTTTCCAGCCGCTCCCTGATAGTTGGTATTACCGTCGGAACTCAACAACACCACTGGATTGATTCCATTCGTGTTGTCATACTCGCCGCCCGAGGAACCAAAGGCGCCTCCCATGCCTGAGCCGTAAGTATCCACGCTCCAGGTGTAAGCGAAGAGACCAAAGCCTCCACGGATCACCGTCTGCGGATTCAACGAGTAAGAGACGCCAACACGCGGGAGGAAGGTGCTCCAAACCCCGGACTGCAGACGATCGCGGCCGTTGGCCTTTGTTGTACCGAACCACGCGGCTCCCAGGCTCCCGTTGGCCGGGTTCGTCACGTTCGGATCGAAGGTCGCCATGTTGCCCTTCACTTCCGTCCACCCGCTGATTCCCTGCCAACGCAGTCCGAGGTTCACCGTCAGGTTCGGACGGAGCTTGATGTCGTCCTGCGCAAAGGCCTGAGGATTCTTGAGCCGGCCGCCCCACTCGGGGTTCACGTTTGCAGACCACTGCTTGACGTAGCCCAGAAGGTAGTCCGCATATTCGGTGCCCGAGGTACCGCCTTGGCCGACGTCCGACGCCGTGTAGTCGCCGGAGAATCCCATGTAACCGCCATTGATGTTGCCCCAGGCAGTCGAGTCGGCGCGGTTGATCAGGATCTCGCCGCCAAAGTGCAGCACGTGGCGTCCGTGGATCAGCGTGACGACGTCCGACGGGTCAAAGAGCATCTCCTTGTAGACGGCGTTGCTCTCCGCGGTCATGTAGTTGGTGCCGTAGATGTTGATCGTCGGGAAGACGTCCGCCTTGGCGAACTTCCATCCCAGTTTCGACGGGAAGCCCTGACCGATCGAGAAGGGCGTGAAGAAGTTCAACTGGTCCGTAAAGCCAATGCGGGCTTCGTTGATCATGTTGGGCCTGATCGTCCACACGTCGGAGACCTGTGCGTTATCACGGCTCACATCTCCATGCTGGCAATTGACCGGGCAGATGTTCTGGTTCCGGTATTCGGCCGGGTTATCGCTTTCGGTCTCGGAGATCGTGATCCGGTGACTGGCAACCGGCGTGTAGTCCAGACGCCCGAAGAACTTGGTGAAGGGGTTCAGGTTAGGTACGTTCTGATAGAAGAAGTTGTTCTGGGGCAGGCCATTCGTGCTGACCGTCTGGGGCCCGGTAACGTTCGGCTCCGGGAAGTAGGTGTTGATCGCCTTGGCCACGGGGTCGATCATGCTTGCAGGAATCTTGTTGCTGCCATACTCCTGGATGAACGACTTGCGATGAAGATTGCCCTGAGAATCGACGGTCTGCGTGGTGGGATCGTAGATCGTCGGCATTCCGGTGAAGTCGCCGGCGCGCTGGGCATCTGTCGGCACAGTGGCAAAACCGGTGCCTGAACCACCGTTGCTGTATGTCTTGTCGTAGTTGAAGTAGAAGAACAGCTTGTTCTTGAGAACAGGGCCGCTGATCGAACCGCCATAGTTGTCATACCGCTGGAAGCCCGGTGCAGACTTCTGGCCGAAGGCGTAATCCGCAGTGTTGAGCGCCGTGTTCTGCAGATACTCGTAGAGCGCCCCATGCCACTGGTTTGATCCGCCCTTGGTGACCTGGTTGAAGATGACGCCGCCAATCCCGTACTGCGCCGAGAACGACGACGTGTCGACCTTGACCTCGGATGTCGTCTCAAAGACCGTAACGTCTGCGTTCTGGCTCATCGGCAGGGTAGTCGTTGCGCCGTCCGCAAGCACAGTGTTGTAAGGCAGGTTTCCGTTTGCCGAGACCGTCTGTCCAGACCGGTAGCTGAAGGAGACGCCGGGCAGCAGAGTCACGAAGTTCTGCCAATCAGCTCCATACTGAGGCAGCTGCGACATGGTTCCGGAGGTCATCGTGTTGGACTGCGAACCTGACTCTGTGTCCAGAAGCGGAAGGTCCTCCGTCACGACCACCTGCTCCTGCACTCCGCCGATGGCAAGCTGGCCGTTGACCGTCTCTGTGCCCACCATCAGAGTGAGCGGGCCGCGAACCAGGGTCTTGAAGCCAGGCGCCGAAATGGTCACGAGGTAATGGTCCGGCACAATCGAGCCTGAGTCATACAAACCGGCGGCGTCTGTCACCAGGGTTCGTGTAATTCCCTTGTCGACATCCTGTACCGAGACAGTCGCACCGGCAATGGCTGCTCCGGTGGCATCGGTGACCGTACCGCGCAAATCGGCGGAATTGGTATTTTGCGCGAAGCCTGCCACAGCCGATAAGCATCCGGCCGCCACTAGGCTACTTATAAAACGCATTGCGTGCCTCATAATTTAGCCTCTCCTTTGAAAACGTCAATTATTCCCCTGCAAGTGCTTCGCGGAGGGGGCTCCGCGAGGTTTGCCGTGATTCCTGCACAGCCGCGAATCAGCCAGGTGCGTGAGTTGGGCAAACATCTTCCCCTCTCTCCAACATCTAGACAATCGTTTGTTGTCTAGAACTTCAGCGCGTCGCTACGAATGAACAGGCGGGATTAGAGCAATCGGAGAACGTGAATGTCAAGTGAATTATTTGAGCCATCATCTGAAGACAAACCTTTGTCCTAAATATGGGCATAATCTGCCCATAGAAGGCACGCATCATCTGCATCCGTAGTCTCATACTGAGGGCAATGGCCGATTAGCGGCTAGTCCTTGTGCAAGCATTCTGCCTCCTTGCGACTTCCAGTCAAATTTGTTGATTTAGACAAACGCTTGACTAAGGTCATGTCGATTGAGTAGAACGTCTTGCGAGGCAAAAATGCGATCTCTCTTTCTGGCTGGAGCTGTGTTACTGAATGGGCTGGCTGTGCTCGGATGCAGCGGAGCCGGGAATGGCTCGGGAGCAGGCAGCGGCGCTACCGGCAGCGTGGCGACTCCGACGTTCTCGACCACCGCCGCGCAAAACGGCGCGGTGATCCTCGCCATGGCCACCACGACCGGCGGGGCAAAGGTGCGCTACACGATCGACGGGTCCACTCCGACTCCATCCTCGCCGATCTATCAGACGCCTATTCTCATCTCGTCCAATCTGACCATCAAGGCCATCGGCACCGCCTCCGGTGTCACCTCGAGCAGCGTGGCCACCTGGACCCCCTCGACGACGATTGCATCCGGCACACTGGTCTGGTCCGACGAGTTCAACAACTCCACGAGCGCCAACGCCCAGCCCAACCCGGCAGTGTGGGGCTATGACACAGGAGCCAGCGGCTTTGGCAACTCGGAGCTTGAGGACTACTGCAGCTGGAACTCCTCGGCCAGCCCGTGCGACCCAACCAAGCCGAACGCCTACGTGGGAACCGATGGCTACCTGCATATCGCAGCACGGCAGCCCTCACCTGGCGTCTACACCTCAGCTCGCCTGAAGTCGGAAGGACTGTTCAGCCTCCTATACGGCCGCATCGAAGCAAAGATCCTGGTGCCGGAGTCGCAAGGCTTCTGGCCCGCATTCTGGATGCTGGGCAACAACATCGCCACCGACGGCTGGCCCGCCTCTGGAGAACTCGACATCCAGGAGCGCGTCAATGCAGCATCAACCCCCGACTGGAACATGGGATCCGTGCACGGCACCGGATTTTTCGGGACCAATCTGGGGACCAAATACAACTTCCCGACCGGGCAGACTGCGGCCGGCTGGCATACCTATGGAATGATCTGGTCTCCCGGCAAGATTCAGTACTACATCGACGACCCGGTGAACAACATCTACGTCACTTACACTCCGACGAGCATAACCTCGCTTCCGGGCTCCGTCTGGCCCTTCGACTCGGGCAACGCACAGTTCTTCATCCTGAATCTCGCAGTTGGCGGGAGTTGGCCTGGCAGCCCAACCAGCTCCACGCCATTCCCATCGGAGACACTGGTGGACTACGTCCGCGTCTACGCCTACTAGGCGATTCGCTTACAGGTTCGAATCCCATCCCGTCGACAAATCTCTCCATCGGAGCAAAGCACGCGGCGCAGCAGTTCGAATTACAGTATCAATTTGCCGTTTTCCTGCATAGAAAGTGCGTAGGTTTGCAGCTTCTTCCGATGGAAAGTAATAACTCCGTGTACCGAATAAATAACTAATTAATAGACAAACAACAGCATTTAGTTACTTGCATTAGAGCCGTGAGTTGCTACGATGAGTCGCCTCCTCTTTCCCAGCTCCTCTGTAAAAAAGAAAACTAGATCTGAATACAGTCGCAGTTGTTCCTGGGCCCAGATATCCAAATCGATAAGCGGAGATCCATATGCGATTCGTATGCCTGTTTCGTTCCTCATGCCTTCTGTCTGCCCTGGCCGTAACACTCTCTACAACCTGCTCTACGGCGTATGCCACACCGCCTGACGATCCACCAGCCTGTGGCTCGGCCGGTAATGGAGGAAAGCGAATCACCATAGAAGCAGCCACTCTCGGCGAGTCTCAATATACCGATCCCGGCTCAGGTTCTTCTGTAGTGCGCCCGCGTACCTTCGCAAACGGGGATCAGGTGGTCTTTGTACTCAAAGACATCAACCCGTTCCTTCAGCGTTGCACCCTCACCGTAAATTCGACAAAGGTCCAGGAGAGCGCGAACGCTTCCATCCTGTCGCTCATTGGCGGTCCGCTCGCCGACCTGTCGAGCAGTCAGCCTTCACAACCACCTTCCAAAGGTGGGACCGCTCCGCCCGCTAATCTTCTGCCGCAGGCAGTCATCCCTCAACCCGCTGGAAAAGAGAGGCCTGCTCCTCCTCCGAAACCCAAACCGACGCTGCAATCCTGCCGTGACACCTATCATCAGCTCTCCGGATACCAGACATGGCGGGAGATTTTTGGCTCAGCGACCATCCTCACTAACTCCATCAATGACGCGGTCACTGCAGTGAATGGAAGCGCGCAAGAATTTAATACCCGGTTCAGCAAGGTCCTCACTCCCTCAAAATGCAGCACCCTGATACCAAACATCGACGCAATTACAGAAACATCGGTGAAGCTGCCAGATTTGAACGTCAAGTTTAATAAGGACGACGACTCAGGAGGCGATCTCGCAGCATCCCTGGACAGGAAACCCGCGTCCGATGCAGCCAACAGCATTGCAAACGCAGCCGTGCTCCTGCATGGAACGCTGGCAGACGGAGTCGAAGCCGAATGCCAGAGTCTACTGAAGGATGACATCGCAAACGACAAGCAGCAGCTTGAGACAATCTTCGACGCGTCCCAGAAGTCTGCCCAGATTCTTGCGTGGCAGTCCAAGTTGGGCGAGATCTCCACACGTCGCCAGCAGGTCGCCGATGCAGTCCTGAAGGTTCACGCAGTCGCGGGGAAACAAGGCTCCTTTTACCTGAGCCATGAGTTCGACAGAGCGGAGAACACACAGGCCACGGACACCGTTACTGTCTCCTGTTCTTCAGTCGATACGTCCCAATACACCATCGCTGCCCAGGGCGCTTCGCCCGCACCGGCAGGGGGCAACCCCACCCTCGCAAGCCAGCCTGCCTCTCCCCCGTCCAGTGGCCAGTCTGCCGGTTCAGATCCCGCGCCTGGAGGTTCCGACTCCAGCACTCTGTCCAGGACCTACACCTATCAGTTCGGTCACGGCCAGCGGACGTTTATCGCGGGTGGTATCTCCATAGCTCCGCTTGGGCAACACTCCTATACCACCGGTTCTTCGACGGACAGTTCCAAAACCATAATTATTGACCAGGACAATGGGAGTACAAGGCTGCTGCCGATGGCGCTGGTGCATGTCCGTTACTCGGACTTCGAGCGCGCCGCGACATTGCGTCCTTACCTTCCGAAGTATTTATCAGCGGGCCTGACAGCAAAACCCGATGCGACAAAAGGCACGTCGGTCGAATACCTCTTTGGACTTTCCTGGGCCAGTCCCGGCCGGTATGCGTTTCTTACGATCGGCGCTTATTCTGGTGCGGTACAACAGCTTCAGAGTGGCCTGAAGGTAGGCGACACGACCAGTCTAGCTGCCGCAAGCCTGCCGATAGCCAAGCCTTACCATTGGAAATTAGGAGTCGCAATCAGCTTTACCAAGCCCTCGAGCCCGAGTGGGCCTGCACCTCAATAGTAGAGTCTAAAAGGCGCTAGTTGTACTCCAACTCGTGCCCTTAGGCTCTTGCCTAATACTCCAGCTCATGCGGGGCGGGATACGTCAGTGTCCCGTCCTTCTTCTCGTACCACATAAACAGCTTGTGGTCGCCATTCACCCGCACCGCGACAATAATTCCCGTGCCGAACGCGCCCGTCCCATCCGTCTTCGAGATGTCCACGTGGTGCGACTGGATCGGCCCGTTAACCGGGCTCTCCGACGTCCAGTCTTCCGTGAACCGCTTCAGCGAGTAGTCATACTTCTGCGGATGTTGCTGCCACTCCGGATCGTTCATCCAGATCGCATACGCCTTGTTGTAGTCCTGCGACTCCAGCGACGTGAAGAAGTTGCTCACCCGATGCTCCGCGCGCAGATTCGTGAAGAACCACCCATGCCCCAGCAGATAGCCGCCCAACCCAATCACCACGGCCAGCAGCAGTGCGACGCCGCTTCCAATCAGCAGCCCCTTCTTCCTTCGCTCACCCTTCTCGTCATACTCCGGCGCATTCAACAGCGACATCGTCCCTCCATCATTCCCACTAATATTAGACGCCGTCTTTGCCGAAGACGGCGGGCCGTGCCTTGCAGCCGCGCTCAGCCATTCCCGGACTTACCCATCCTTGCAGCGCGCGCAGGTGGTGCTCCATGTGCGCGACATAGTCCTCAATCAGAAACCCA encodes:
- a CDS encoding carboxypeptidase regulatory-like domain-containing protein; the encoded protein is MRFISSLVAAGCLSAVAGFAQNTNSADLRGTVTDATGAAIAGATVSVQDVDKGITRTLTTDAAGVYDTGSIVPDHYLVTISAPGFKTLVRGPVTLLVGIETVNGQLPIGGVQEQVVVTEDLPLLDTESGSQSNTMTSATMSELPQYGADWQNFVNTLPGVSYSFRSGQTASVNGNLPYNSVLADGATTTLPMSENADVTVFETTAEVKVDTSSFSAQYGLGGVIFNQVSKSGSNHWHGAAYEYLQNTALNTTDYRFDGKKNTAGFQRYDNYGFSVSGPILRDKLFFYFNFDKTYSNGGSAAATLTVPTDAMRAGDFTGLPTLYDPSTQTIQQTGTHLYPGQDPTKPTKCPCAIRTSFADEYGNGNKIPASMIDPVANAINAYYPKANVPGHTGSNGLPANNYSYEGPPNLNPFTKFFGRLDYTPVAYHRITISETESDNPATYLNQNLCPINCQHGDVSRDNAQISDVWTISPNIINEARFGFTDQLNYFTPFSINQGFPSKLGLKFAKADLFPNINVSGIYGLASASNAVYKEFVFDPSDVVTLIRGRHVLHFGGEFLISRADSTAWGNLDSSTIGFNGNYTAAGNGQAGTSGTGYADFLLGYAQNWNAKLSPEYGARIKTPQAFVQDDIKLRPNLTVNLGLRWQGTTGWSEVKGNIASFDPTVTNPADGSLGAAWYANTKANGRSQLQAPVWSTFLPRVGVSYSLDPKTVLRGGFGLFAYTWSSDTYGNGLGNAFGINLSTYRDSTSGISPVVLLSSDGNTNYQGSAGHSINSLFHPRSGPDGYNGTGMSYNQYHTPVPKIYQYNFSVQREIGSSMVAQAAYVGSHGYNLNFGVDINQVPESKLASNDALPGPTNARPYPLFQGLGGSTNNAISNYNSLQLSFEKRMSRGLNATANYTWSHFLDDQDSAGWGSSVGSTHYQRAYCVSCNYGPSNFDIRHMFNVTAIYQLPFGKNGLFLNHNSVVDAVVGGWQLSTIARVNTGTPFTPTMQSNTGSYAQAGDWYPNQVGDPHLANPGRAEWFNVSAFAQPANGTFGNIRRNSLRGPGYSIMNLSLEKSFSISEKAKLQIRADAQNFLNHASLGNPNATIGNGGAGTINGTTTGSRHIQLFARVSF
- a CDS encoding TonB-dependent receptor; the protein is MRFISSLVAAGCLSAVAGFAQNTNSADLRGTVTDATGAAIAGATVSVQDVDKGITRTLVTDAAGLYDSGSIVPDHYLVTISAPGFKTLVRGPLTLMVGTETVNGQLAIGGVQEQVVVTEDLPLLDTESGSQSNTMTSGTMSQLPQYGADWQNFVTLLPGVSFSYRSGQTVSANGNLPYNTVLADGATTTLPMSQNADVTVFETTSEVKVDTSSFSAQYGIGGVIFNQVTKGGSNQWHGALYEYLQNTALNTADYAFGQKSAPGFQRYDNYGGSISGPVLKNKLFFYFNYDKTYSNGGSGTGFATVPTDAQRAGDFTGMPTIYDPTTQTVDSQGNLHRKSFIQEYGSNKIPASMIDPVAKAINTYFPEPNVTGPQTVSTNGLPQNNFFYQNVPNLNPFTKFFGRLDYTPVASHRITISETESDNPAEYRNQNICPVNCQHGDVSRDNAQVSDVWTIRPNMINEARIGFTDQLNFFTPFSIGQGFPSKLGWKFAKADVFPTINIYGTNYMTAESNAVYKEMLFDPSDVVTLIHGRHVLHFGGEILINRADSTAWGNINGGYMGFSGDYTASDVGQGGTSGTEYADYLLGYVKQWSANVNPEWGGRLKNPQAFAQDDIKLRPNLTVNLGLRWQGISGWTEVKGNMATFDPNVTNPANGSLGAAWFGTTKANGRDRLQSGVWSTFLPRVGVSYSLNPQTVIRGGFGLFAYTWSVDTYGSGMGGAFGSSGGEYDNTNGINPVVLLSSDGNTNYQGAAGKSINSLYLTAPSTPDAFNGQPLGYNQYHTPVPKIYQWNATVQRELGSSMMAQAAYVGSHGYNLNFGVDINQVPANKLSDHDAEGSTNARPYPLFQGIGGSTNNAISNYHSLQLSFQKRMSRGLEAGVNYTWSHFLDDQDSSGWGSSAGSTHYQSSYCVSCNYGPSNFDIRHLFNASVVYLLPFGKNGMFLTHNSLVDAAVGGWQISAIVRKNTGTPFTPLMATNTTFAQAGDQYPNLVGNPHLAHRSLNEWFNVDAYADPGKFKFGNVRRNSLVGPGYSILNLSLGKNFSIHENVKLQIRADANNFLNHASFANPNPNIGNGNHADINSTTTSSRHIQLYARLSF
- a CDS encoding family 16 glycosylhydrolase, with product MRSLFLAGAVLLNGLAVLGCSGAGNGSGAGSGATGSVATPTFSTTAAQNGAVILAMATTTGGAKVRYTIDGSTPTPSSPIYQTPILISSNLTIKAIGTASGVTSSSVATWTPSTTIASGTLVWSDEFNNSTSANAQPNPAVWGYDTGASGFGNSELEDYCSWNSSASPCDPTKPNAYVGTDGYLHIAARQPSPGVYTSARLKSEGLFSLLYGRIEAKILVPESQGFWPAFWMLGNNIATDGWPASGELDIQERVNAASTPDWNMGSVHGTGFFGTNLGTKYNFPTGQTAAGWHTYGMIWSPGKIQYYIDDPVNNIYVTYTPTSITSLPGSVWPFDSGNAQFFILNLAVGGSWPGSPTSSTPFPSETLVDYVRVYAY